aTTGAGGAGCATTGGTTGGTTTGACTTTAGGTAAGTGTAACATAATTTAGCTAATACTTACgctttgattaaaatttttTGTCTTGTAAGCATTGTTGGCAGTCAACTTTAAACATTCCGAGTTGTATTTGGTCATCAAATCCAAAATGGCCACAGTATCATCACCAATCTAATGCAGTATGGAAATATAAGCACAACGAAATGGAAACTGAATCTCTTGGCTACTGAATGTTATAGATTTTTGTAGAAAGAAGGTTAAAATGCCTTTACTCGTTTCGTAATGTTTAGTTTCGTCTTACCTTACGATTGAAATCAGCCGTCGTATCAATGatgaaaaacatttgaattaGGCTAGCGGCGGCCGACACCAACGGTAGCAGTGTTTGGCCAAGTTTATCATTGTTCACGGATTCACTGGTCGTGCTGGACATTTTCCCATAGCACAGAAAAAGCTGTTACGCCCCCGGTGCGGAATGTTGCGCAAAGAGCGATGAAGTAAAAGGTGAACAGAAACAAAGTTGGAGCAGACAAAAGCCTCAATGCTGGTCAAATTGTAGTGTCCATTACGTTTTGTCATGTCTAATGTCTGCCCTATGAATGTGTGGCCGTGATTCGTAGCATGGGACAGTTTTGTTAGATTCATTGTTGGATCGAGCTTTGATTTGATCGTGCCCCTTGAGTGTTTAACAGACTGGCGGCAATGTCTTACCTGCATGGTGAACTGCACAAAATGCATTCCTATGATGAGGAGCAAAGTTGGAGAATAAAATTGCACCACGATTGCTACCACATCGACCAGCTTGTCGTATTGCATAATTAGATTGCGCAACACTTTGTTCCCAGCCGCACCGAATCGGGCTGATTCACGAAGTAAAGTATCTTCATGTCGTGTACGATCATGAAGACCGAATGTTCCGGGTTCGATGGGGGTGCGTCCAACTACAAATCTATCGAGGGATCGATTTAAATTGGCTAGCGATAGGGccataaaagaaaatatgatACCCATCTCAACGGATACCAGCAAAAGGATGGTGGCTGGCAGTATCGACATCAGTGATGAAATTATTATGCTTACATTCATCTGTCCACTAGCCTCGCACCGTGTATCGCTCAGGTTTGCCCATAACACACAGAGGGCTATcagttcgattgtttgcttcACGATTAACCGCCCATATCGGTCCCATTTGCTACTGGTACTCCAATTTTGCACGAAGTTCTGAGAAGCACCGGCTCTTAAGGCGAGCAATTTCAATTCTTGATTTAAACGTCGCACCATAGACCCATTCTTCATTCGATGGTAATAAATTCCAACCATCACCAGTAATGGTAAGCCGTAGGAAACTACTTTCTCTATTTCGAAGAACCTTTGGGACACTGTACTTTCCAGCAACTGAGAGCCATAGGAGCTGAACGTTAGTGATAGATTCCAGTAGCCGCCTATTCCGATCGAAACTATTAGCAACACAAATTTTAGGCCCTGCAGTACACGGTGAGCTATTTTACTGGGTTTTGTTACAAGTTTACCCCGCGGGTATGAGATCGTCACGCAAGGCAAACAGAACACGTTCCGTAGTAGATAGGCAACAGCCCAGGCGTTGATCATCCACAACTTCCGTGCACGATTCATCTCGGAATAATGGGGCATTCGGACAGAATATCTGTGCGCTTCGACCCTGTGCTAGTTCACGAGGAGCAAAGATTAATGATCGAAAGTGTCTGTTTCCAATTCATAATGCATCCATTACTCAGAAGTTTCGGAATGAGATTGGTTTTGGGTGTTCGATTTGATTTAGATGCTCGTGCTAATGTAGTCTGCaatgtaattaaaacaaacccCCAACAAGGCAATTAAGTTAATTACTGTTTGCACAATAGTTAATCGCGAACCTAAAAGACCTTTGCTAAGGATTTTTTTGAAATAGAAATATTGATAGAAATTCAATCAAGGATCTGTATAGaaactttttttcttctgatCCTTATtagtgatttaatttaaatgcttCATTTCTATAGTACTGAAAGAATAGTTACCCCGCCGGTTGAAGCATCTTATTACTGAACCATTAAGGTTGAAGCATTTTTATGGGTTTTATTGAGTTTTCCGCATTAGGAGCAGTAGTTGAAAgcattaaatttgaaattttactAAACACAGCACAACAATATCACTATTACAGACGGTCATCGGATATAGTATACAGCTAAGAGAAGAATCCTTAGGCTAGAGCTGCTACTCTCCGAAAACATCGATCACCAACATCTCTGACACGCTTCAGCATGTGTTGGGCAATCCAACAGCAATCCAAGTCTTGTACCAACACGTGCTCATCTCGTCTAAGATAGAACCGATGGCCGTACGAAACCCAGCAATATGACACCACCTACACGGGCGGGACAGCGGGAAAACCTGGCCGCTCGAAGTTTTCGTGAAAATCTTTCAAAACATATCGAAACGAGCGTGTGTTCGAGTATATCGCCTGTTTCTCGTGTGCGTGTCCGTGGAAGAAAAAGATCGACCTCCATGTGGTGAAAAACAGCGagtgtttcagttttccgCGAGCGATTAGCGCGTTTAGCAATACCGTGCCGCGTTGTCGATCTTCAGTATTGGACGAATAATTTTGCAAAGATACGCAGTGTAGAATTGTAAAATGAACCTAAAATGAGTTACAAGACATTCTTGTTCCCATGAAACCGAATAAATTCACTTTGCGGTTGAAGTAGACTTTCGGTAGTCGCGTTCCGGAGCTGAATGAGAATAGTATTGCGTCGGAAGATATTTTCAATCGTTGTGGCGAAAAGCAGTGCTACTATTTCAGTTTAGTTTATGACCATCTATTGAGATGTGAGCAAAGCGGGGGACAGTGGAAGTGCATGCCGGCTGGATTGGGTTAGTTGATCGTGCTTGATGCTTTAATAAAGTTGATCGCACAAAATTTATGAGCGACACGAAAATACAGTGAATAATGTTCGGGCACGTTGCGGAAATGTGCTTACGGTTGCGGTCCTAAAATAAATCTATATCTCTGGTTAAGGCCGCCGTGCATAACTCCGTTACGTATTTATTCATCTTTCACAAACGCACGATTCGGTGATGTGGAAACACAGGAGCcgtatcaaaaaaaaaaaaagtatatatatataaaatcATTATAACTTTATTCGTAAAAACAGGCACAGCTGGGGCTTCAACTTTTCAATTCCGCCTTCAAACAGCATTTTAGGGTAAGAGCTCAAATACGTTAATACACCTGCAAATTGAAACTCAACGCGAACGACAATTGTCCGTTTCTTTTGACCCaatttttgaagaagaaaTAATTAGAACTGCTTCGGGTGGCAAGGTGGCAACAGTCCCATAAACTCTTTGTAGTTGCCACATTGCTAAACCGTGTTCTTTGTCACAATTATGAATAATTCCGAATTTTATCTATTCCATATCTGTAAGTTAAACGATATTGTTTACGGAATTAGCCACGCtcagaaaaaggaagcaatgtaaaattgaaataatgaaacatgaaTCTTCACATCGAGCAAAGTGTAGCGTAATTGCGCTCGATATGGATGACCAGGAAATACAGTAATAATCTCATTCATTCGGGCAAAAAACCCGAGATGCATTCGCCAAAATGCCGATGTGGttttcaaacatatttcacATATTTTTCGCATACCAAATTTTTTGGAACGTCAGCTTCGTTGGCGAATGCCAGTGATGACTAGTATCGCGATCGTGACAACGATTCTTTCAATCAATGAGATTTTGCTGGCAAGACAAACAGAGCATATCGGGCTGGGCGTGTGCTGATCGTTGGCAGGCCCAACTGAAATTGAGCCAAAAAATAAGAAAGGTATGAAACGGCCCGACGGTTGGCGCACGGCGGATTTGTACGTGGTCCAACGCACTGTAAGACGAAACAGGTTCGCGCCCATTGTGCAGTTTGGGGGAGCACTTGGTTTCtttatgaaaaatggaaaaaaataaaaatacctGCCTAAGGTAGCTTCATCTTGCAGGTGCGtcgaaatttaatattaaaaattcacattCAAAAGGATTGCATGATTTCTGCAACTCATTTCGGGCAAACACAGATGGCTTGTTGCAGACACACTACCTGTTTAGCCTCATCGCATCGATTAACTGTTTGCAAAGTGAATGCGATCAGCTCGCACTTTGACAGTCAATTAAGTGGATGCATATAGAAGATCTTCAAATCTtgaagataaaataaataaacattacacAATCGAGCCCCTGTGTTTGGCATATAACTAGAACTAAACACTGAACAGAACActggaaaggaaaattttgTTGTTAAAAGATGACTTAGTAAAAACGCGTAGCCTGCTTGATTGGACACTCCTATGTACCTTGCTAACAAAAGGACAAATTCATAAAAGACATTCAATGTCTTTTGGTGTTGTGATGTGAGAACAGCAGGCTGATGCGCTGGGTTACAACAGGTTTACTGACCAGCTCCAAATAGTTtatatttgatattttaaaaatttattcagttaaaattatgttaaaaGGAAAATGGACCATATATCGGATTGAAGGTGCTTCCGAAGTCTCGAAGGGTGCCGTCCACGCTTTCAGAGGACTGGTGAACATGTTTTGGTATCGTAATCGGATctattttcggttttatggttTAACAGTCATTCTTTCGTTAGTGAAACGTCTGCCGAGCTGCCGTTTTCTGAAGGTTTTGACAAAATCTTTATTCACTACGCTACCTCAACGAACAGTGTTTGATAGCTGATTATCGCAATGTCAGCACCTATCATTAGATAGTATTTGGCTTTATCGGtaacgttttcctttttcgtttctctttcgattgCAGTTGTAGTGCAGGTAGGCCATAGTAGCCACACAAATTCGGTTGAAGTGTTTTGAAAGCAACGAGGCACAATGTCAACCCGCCGATCTGGACCAGCGTCAatgcagcagctgcaaccgCAGCTGTCCATTTCCT
The nucleotide sequence above comes from Anopheles bellator chromosome 1, idAnoBellAS_SP24_06.2, whole genome shotgun sequence. Encoded proteins:
- the LOC131215400 gene encoding uncharacterized protein LOC131215400; amino-acid sequence: MNRARKLWMINAWAVAYLLRNVFCLPCVTISYPRGKLVTKPSKIAHRVLQGLKFVLLIVSIGIGGYWNLSLTFSSYGSQLLESTVSQRFFEIEKVVSYGLPLLVMVGIYYHRMKNGSMVRRLNQELKLLALRAGASQNFVQNWSTSSKWDRYGRLIVKQTIELIALCVLWANLSDTRCEASGQMNVSIIISSLMSILPATILLLVSVEMGIIFSFMALSLANLNRSLDRFVVGRTPIEPGTFGLHDRTRHEDTLLRESARFGAAGNKVLRNLIMQYDKLVDVVAIVVQFYSPTLLLIIGMHFVQFTMQLFLCYGKMSSTTSESVNNDKLGQTLLPLVSAAASLIQMFFIIDTTADFNRKIGDDTVAILDLMTKYNSECLKLTANNAYKTKNFNQSLDILFLIVNRARNDTTLYEYFDLDQTLVMTIIASACSYFIVLIQVM